Below is a window of Limimonas halophila DNA.
TGGCGGCGGTCACGGCGTGGCCCGCGTGGGCCGACACGGGGCGCAGCACGGGGCGGCCGGTCCCGCGTTTCGTGTCGCTGTCGGCCGACACGGCCAACCTGCGCGCCGGGCCGGGCAAGCGCTATCCGGTGGAATGGGTGTACAAGCGCGCGCGCCTGCCGCTGAAGATCGTGGGCGAGTTCGGCGCGTGGCGGCGCGTGCGCGACTGGTCGGGCACGCAGGGCTGGATGCATTCGGCGTTGTTGAGCGGCCGGCACACCGTGCAGGTGCTCGGTGACCGCGATCGCGTACTGCGGGAAAGCCCGCGCGCGGACGCCGCCCCCGTGGCCCGTCTGGCGCCCGAGGTCATCGGCGATCTGGACCGCTGCCGCAGCGGCTGGTGCCGGGCGAGCTTCGCCGAGCTCACGGGCTGGGTGCCCCGGCGCGCGCTGTACGGCGCGCCGGTCGGCGACTGACCGCCCGCGCTCGGGGCGGGGCACGGCTTGCACGCTCCGACGGCCCGCGCCACGCTGCAAAGTGGCCCATCCCAGATTCCGCGATTGCCAGGACACGCCCACCCATGACCGCCTTCACGCTGGTTTCCGACGCCATCGCTGACAGCGAGCGCACCGCGCGCCTCTACGCTGGCGAGATCATCGTCTTCCGCCAGGTTCCCGCGGTGAAGACGCTGATCGCCACGCTCGCCGAGCACGTCACCGCGCACTACGGCGAGGACCCGACGCGCGTGCACACACGCTGGTCCGTCGACGCCGTGCACGACGAAGCGGAAGCGCTGCGCAAGGCCGTGGCCAAGGACCCGGCCGTGAAGGCGCGCGTGAACGAGATGTTCGAGGCCGTCGGCGTCGATCTGGCCACCACCTACGGCGATGGGCTCAAGCAGCGCGTCCAGCCGCCCAAGCAGGACGCCGAGGGCCGTTACCTCGCCCCGCTGGGTGCGCACCGCGACACCTGGGGTTCCAACATCATGGCGCAGGTGAACTGGTGGGCGCCCGTGTGGCCCATTGCCCCCGAGCGCACCCTGGCGCTCTTCCCCACGCACTTCCGCCGCGAGGTGCCCAACACCAGCGCGGACTGGGACTTC
It encodes the following:
- a CDS encoding SH3 domain-containing protein; translation: MSLSADTANLRAGPGKRYPVEWVYKRARLPLKIVGEFGAWRRVRDWSGTQGWMHSALLSGRHTVQVLGDRDRVLRESPRADAAPVARLAPEVIGDLDRCRSGWCRASFAELTGWVPRRALYGAPVGD
- a CDS encoding phytanoyl-CoA dioxygenase family protein → MTAFTLVSDAIADSERTARLYAGEIIVFRQVPAVKTLIATLAEHVTAHYGEDPTRVHTRWSVDAVHDEAEALRKAVAKDPAVKARVNEMFEAVGVDLATTYGDGLKQRVQPPKQDAEGRYLAPLGAHRDTWGSNIMAQVNWWAPVWPIAPERTLALFPTHFRREVPNTSADWDFAELLRRIKAGENTDDYPLLPLATEPPSWEDAVPVTIEPGDVMAFSGAQLHASVPNTTDRTRFSFEIRTISGADVDAGRGAPNVDGRAPRTTYQWFKRLTDGEKLGEMA